A portion of the Zootoca vivipara chromosome 6, rZooViv1.1, whole genome shotgun sequence genome contains these proteins:
- the TIMM13 gene encoding mitochondrial import inner membrane translocase subunit Tim13 yields the protein MASGNGDFASGGRLDPGALMEQVKVQIAVANAQELLQRMTDKCFRKCIGKPGSSLDNSEQKCVAMCMDRYMDAWNTVSRAYNSRLQRERANM from the exons ATGGCGTCAGGCAACGGGGACTTCGCGTCCGGGGGTCGCCTGGATCCCGGGGCTCTGATGGAACAGGTCAAAGTGCAGATCGCCGTGGCCAACGCGCAGGAGCTGCTGCAG AGGATGACGGACAAATGTTTCCGGAAGTGCATTGGGAAACCCGGGAGCTCTCTTGACAACTCCGAGCAG AAATGCGTTGCGATGTGTATGGACCGGTACATGGATGCCTGGAACACCGTCTCGAGGGCCTACAACTCCCGGCTGCAGAGGGAGAGAGCCAACATGTGA